A window of the Streptomyces formicae genome harbors these coding sequences:
- a CDS encoding ABC transporter permease — MLAYIVRRLFAVVVMLLVVTLVTLGIFFLIPKLTGSDPAAMFVGKQADPASIEGVRQKLGLDEPILVQFWQFVSGIFVGRDYVGGGDTIHCSAPCFGYSFRTEQDVWLMLVDRIPVTVSMVLGAAVLWLVMGVSTGVVSALRRGTMIDRAAMVTALAGVSLPIYFTAMLALLVFRIQLGWLDAKWVPITESLGSWFMGLVLPWVTLAFLYAAMYARLTRATMLEVLGEDYIRTARAKGLTEPVVLSKHAMRSTMTPILTIFGMDLGALIGGAILTETAFNLPGLGNAAFKAVSDRDLPLILAVTLITAAAVVVMNLVVDLLYAVIDPRVRLA, encoded by the coding sequence ATGCTTGCATATATCGTCCGACGGCTCTTCGCCGTCGTAGTGATGCTGCTCGTCGTCACGTTGGTGACGCTCGGCATCTTCTTCCTGATCCCCAAGCTGACCGGCAGTGACCCTGCCGCGATGTTCGTCGGCAAGCAGGCGGATCCAGCTTCCATCGAGGGCGTCCGTCAGAAGCTGGGCCTGGACGAGCCGATCCTGGTGCAGTTCTGGCAGTTCGTCTCCGGAATCTTCGTCGGACGCGACTACGTCGGCGGCGGCGACACCATCCACTGTTCGGCTCCCTGCTTCGGCTACTCCTTCCGCACCGAGCAGGACGTCTGGCTGATGCTGGTCGACCGCATCCCGGTGACCGTCTCCATGGTCCTCGGCGCGGCCGTGCTCTGGCTGGTCATGGGCGTCAGCACCGGCGTGGTCTCCGCGCTCCGGCGCGGCACCATGATCGACCGGGCCGCCATGGTCACCGCGCTCGCCGGCGTCTCGCTCCCCATCTACTTCACCGCCATGCTGGCGCTGCTGGTCTTCCGTATCCAGCTCGGCTGGCTGGACGCCAAGTGGGTGCCGATCACCGAGTCGTTGGGCTCCTGGTTCATGGGCCTGGTGCTGCCCTGGGTCACCCTCGCCTTCCTGTACGCGGCGATGTACGCCAGGCTCACCCGCGCCACCATGCTGGAGGTGCTGGGCGAGGACTACATCCGCACCGCCCGGGCGAAGGGCCTCACGGAGCCGGTGGTGCTCAGCAAGCACGCCATGCGCTCCACCATGACCCCCATCCTGACCATCTTCGGCATGGACCTCGGCGCCCTGATCGGTGGCGCGATCCTGACCGAGACAGCGTTCAACCTGCCCGGTCTCGGCAACGCCGCTTTCAAGGCGGTGAGCGACCGCGACCTGCCGCTGATCCTGGCGGTCACGCTGATCACCGCGGCGGCCGTGGTCGTCATGAACCTCGTGGTGGACCTGTTGTACGCGGTGATCGACCCCCGAGTGAGGCTCGCATGA
- a CDS encoding ABC transporter ATP-binding protein, producing the protein MTDQLPKTGAALGEPAPTAPSDAFLDVRDLKIHFPTDDGLVKSVDGLTFQLEKGKTLGIVGESGSGKSVTSLGIMGLHTVGQYGRQKAQISGEIWLNGQELLSADPDAVRRLRGREMAMIFQDPLSAMHPYYTVGHQIVEAYRVHHKVDKKTARKRAVELLDRVGIPEPAKRFDNYPHEFSGGMRQRAMIAMALVNNPELLIADEPTTALDVTVQAQILDLIRDLQKEFGSAVIIITHDLGVVAELADDILVMYGGRCVERGAAEKVFYEPQHPYTWGLLGSMPRIDREQTERLIPVKGSPPSLINIPSGCAFHPRCPYADVPKGGITRTERPELRESSGRHYSACHMSQEERTRIWTEEIAPKL; encoded by the coding sequence ATGACGGACCAGCTGCCCAAGACCGGGGCCGCCCTGGGCGAGCCCGCTCCGACCGCGCCGTCCGACGCGTTCCTGGACGTGCGCGATCTGAAGATCCACTTCCCGACCGACGACGGCCTCGTCAAGTCCGTGGACGGTCTCACCTTCCAGCTGGAGAAGGGCAAGACCCTCGGCATCGTGGGCGAGTCCGGCTCCGGCAAGTCGGTGACCTCGCTCGGCATCATGGGACTGCACACCGTCGGCCAGTACGGCCGGCAGAAGGCGCAGATCTCCGGCGAGATCTGGCTCAACGGCCAGGAGCTGCTCTCCGCCGACCCCGACGCCGTACGCCGGCTGCGCGGGCGCGAGATGGCGATGATCTTCCAGGATCCGCTGTCCGCGATGCACCCGTACTACACGGTCGGCCACCAGATCGTGGAGGCGTACCGCGTCCACCACAAGGTGGACAAGAAGACGGCCCGCAAGCGTGCGGTCGAACTCCTCGACCGGGTCGGCATCCCCGAGCCCGCCAAGCGGTTCGACAACTACCCGCACGAGTTCTCCGGCGGTATGCGCCAGCGCGCCATGATCGCGATGGCGCTGGTGAACAACCCGGAGCTGCTCATCGCGGACGAGCCGACCACCGCGCTCGACGTGACCGTGCAGGCCCAGATCCTCGACCTGATCCGGGACCTCCAGAAGGAGTTCGGCTCCGCGGTCATCATCATCACCCACGACCTCGGCGTCGTCGCCGAGCTCGCCGACGACATCCTGGTGATGTACGGCGGGCGGTGCGTGGAGCGCGGCGCGGCCGAGAAGGTCTTCTACGAACCCCAGCACCCCTACACCTGGGGCCTGCTGGGCTCGATGCCGCGCATCGACCGCGAACAGACCGAGCGCCTGATCCCGGTCAAGGGATCGCCGCCCAGCCTGATCAACATCCCCAGCGGCTGCGCCTTCCACCCGCGCTGCCCCTACGCGGACGTGCCCAAGGGCGGCATCACCCGCACCGAGCGTCCCGAGCTGCGCGAGTCGTCCGGCCGCCACTACTCGGCCTGCCACATGTCGCAGGAGGAGCGGACCCGCATCTGGACCGAAGAGATTGCGCCGAAGCTGTGA